The Fructilactobacillus myrtifloralis genome contains a region encoding:
- a CDS encoding acyltransferase family protein — translation MPTERPNYRFITGFTGLRALAVICVILYHFNPTIFSGGYLGVPVFLTLSGYLVTDHLLNEYHTTGQFHYGHFWYKRLKRLYPTLIVMLFATAGYITFFQRNLLANLWQSILTNLTYVYNWFEIANGQSYFQKFAGSESPFTHLWTLSIEGQFYLIWPLIVLFLLRWFKNRRQSNRSVLIIALLLSIGSGILMALLFHPGVDPSRVYYGTDTRMFSILLGAALAVLWPSSHVLQHPNHHQRLFFALVGALGIGGMALIILTVGAQSAFLYRGGMFLFSVLTVLAMWAIVAIPGMWNRALTNPVFDWIGSRSYEIYVYQLPVFVFFGDKVPNLAAHPWLYAGIEIALVLAISELSYRYVEVPFSHYDYRNALRRLSAFFAQITFRRLLLAFIIVCGSVGVIQSTIVDPKVANHSPLAKQIQKNTKQEKQYNKKLAQQIKSGKKVKSTSTDAAKIQKDGLTKAQLKQAQQLSGSAVGDSVMLAGRDDLQKIFPQLYIDAQVSRQPDAAIASLKTMESQGLLGKNVIIGLGTNGAIKPETISEVCKIAGPNRHVFWINNHIPSQPWQNQNNELLQKTQQKQPHFYVIDWNDYVAKHPDWLYDDQAHPNQTGVPKYATFIAKQVL, via the coding sequence ATGCCAACTGAGCGTCCTAACTATCGCTTTATTACCGGATTTACCGGTCTACGAGCGTTAGCGGTAATTTGCGTGATTCTGTATCACTTCAATCCCACCATCTTTAGCGGTGGTTATTTAGGGGTCCCAGTCTTCTTAACCCTGTCTGGTTATCTAGTTACCGATCACCTCTTAAACGAATATCACACCACGGGTCAATTTCATTACGGTCATTTTTGGTATAAACGCCTTAAGCGGCTCTACCCCACTTTGATCGTCATGTTATTTGCAACTGCCGGTTACATTACGTTCTTTCAACGAAACCTGCTTGCCAACCTGTGGCAGAGTATTCTAACCAACTTAACTTACGTTTACAACTGGTTTGAGATTGCCAACGGGCAATCCTACTTTCAAAAATTTGCCGGTTCCGAATCACCCTTTACCCACCTCTGGACGCTCTCAATCGAAGGTCAGTTTTATCTAATCTGGCCACTGATCGTCTTATTCCTGCTCCGCTGGTTTAAAAACCGCCGTCAAAGCAATCGTAGTGTCCTCATAATTGCCCTCCTCCTTTCCATCGGGTCCGGCATCTTAATGGCGCTCCTGTTCCATCCGGGTGTAGATCCTAGTCGCGTTTACTACGGAACGGATACCCGCATGTTCTCGATTCTACTTGGAGCCGCATTAGCTGTCCTTTGGCCTAGTAGTCATGTGCTTCAGCACCCGAACCACCACCAACGCCTCTTCTTTGCCCTGGTTGGTGCCCTAGGAATCGGTGGAATGGCGCTCATCATCCTCACGGTTGGTGCCCAATCGGCGTTCCTCTACCGGGGCGGCATGTTCCTCTTCTCGGTCTTAACCGTGCTCGCAATGTGGGCCATTGTTGCTATCCCTGGCATGTGGAACCGCGCACTAACCAATCCGGTCTTTGACTGGATTGGGTCACGAAGCTATGAAATCTACGTCTACCAACTTCCGGTCTTTGTCTTTTTCGGTGACAAGGTGCCAAACTTGGCTGCCCACCCGTGGTTGTATGCTGGAATCGAAATCGCTCTCGTCCTCGCCATCTCCGAATTATCGTATCGGTACGTGGAGGTCCCTTTCAGCCACTATGACTACCGCAACGCTTTACGGCGTTTATCCGCTTTCTTCGCCCAAATCACCTTCAGACGACTTCTACTAGCTTTCATTATCGTGTGTGGGAGCGTAGGCGTCATCCAGTCAACCATTGTGGATCCAAAGGTCGCCAACCACTCTCCCCTTGCCAAACAAATTCAGAAAAATACCAAACAAGAAAAGCAGTATAACAAAAAGCTGGCCCAGCAAATTAAAAGCGGAAAAAAGGTTAAAAGCACCTCAACTGATGCAGCCAAGATTCAAAAGGACGGCCTAACTAAGGCGCAGTTAAAACAAGCCCAACAACTTTCTGGAAGTGCCGTTGGTGATTCCGTTATGCTAGCAGGACGCGATGATCTCCAAAAGATTTTCCCGCAGCTCTACATTGATGCGCAGGTTTCACGCCAGCCGGATGCCGCCATTGCTTCCCTAAAAACCATGGAAAGTCAGGGATTACTGGGAAAAAATGTTATCATTGGATTAGGAACTAATGGTGCGATTAAACCAGAAACAATCAGTGAAGTTTGTAAAATTGCTGGCCCCAACCGCCACGTTTTCTGGATTAATAACCACATTCCTTCCCAACCTTGGCAAAATCAAAACAACGAGTTGCTTCAAAAAACACAGCAGAAACAACCCCACTTCTATGTCATTGATTGGAATGATTACGTTGCTAAGCACCCTGACTGGCTCTATGACGATCAGGCTCATCCCAATCAAACAGGAGTACCAAAGTATGCTACCTTCATTGCCAAGCAAGTTTTGTAA